The Agromyces atrinae genome window below encodes:
- a CDS encoding adenylate kinase, producing the protein MTRLLLVGPPGAGKGTQAARLSDAFGVPAVSTGDIFRANVAGETPLGLEAKSYMDRGEYVPDSLTNAIVHDRLQEIDAAGGFLLDGYPRTIEQVHELDSILSQDGTHLDAVVQLVADVDEVVSRLLGRAQSQGRADDTEEVIRHRLEIYEAQTAPLVAVYGERGLVVEIDGLGAVDAVTERILAALAERGIVPDALDPASV; encoded by the coding sequence ATGACCCGCTTGCTTCTCGTCGGGCCTCCCGGTGCGGGCAAGGGTACTCAAGCAGCTCGTCTCTCCGACGCGTTCGGCGTGCCGGCCGTGTCGACCGGCGACATCTTCCGCGCGAACGTCGCCGGTGAGACGCCGCTCGGCCTCGAGGCGAAGTCGTACATGGATCGTGGCGAGTACGTGCCCGACTCGCTCACCAACGCGATCGTGCACGACCGTCTGCAAGAGATCGACGCGGCCGGAGGGTTCCTCCTCGACGGCTACCCGCGCACGATCGAGCAGGTGCACGAGCTCGACAGCATCCTGTCGCAGGACGGCACGCATCTCGACGCCGTCGTGCAGCTCGTCGCCGATGTCGACGAGGTCGTGAGCCGTCTCCTCGGCCGCGCCCAGTCGCAGGGCCGTGCGGATGACACCGAAGAGGTCATCCGTCACCGTCTCGAGATCTACGAGGCGCAGACGGCCCCGCTCGTCGCCGTCTACGGCGAACGCGGGCTCGTCGTCGAGATCGACGGCCTCGGCGCCGTCGACGCCGTCACGGAGCGCATCCTCGCTGCTCTCGCCGAACGCGGCATCGTGCCCGACGCTCTCGACCCGGCGTCCGTCTGA
- the ptsP gene encoding phosphoenolpyruvate--protein phosphotransferase, giving the protein MELNGTGVGQGVAVGPVVRMAEPLPEPVDRPSHLDPEREGERARGALSVVAAELAGKGARAGGAARDVLEAQAMMAEDPTLGDDITARLEGGKTAERAVFEAFAAFRDLLLDMGGYMAERATDLDDVSQRVVANLLKLPAPGVPNPGHPFVLVARDLAPADTAMLDLDQVLALVTIDGGPTSHTAILAREKSIVAVVGVKDAASLADGDTVIVDAENSRVDVAPDDDAIASARERIAERRARAEAPVTPGALRDGTSIPLLANLGSADGAAEAVRLGAEGVGLFRTEFLFLDADTAPSVSEQTEQYTKLLRAFPGQKVVVRVLDAGADKPLSFLNDAPEENPALGLRGIRALRASEEILREQLTALAQADAASEADLWVMAPMVATVDETRYFTALARELGLNTVGVMVEVPSAALLADRILAETDFASIGTNDLTQYTMAADRMLGSVASLQDPWHPAVLSLVASVGAAGRTQDKPVGICGEAAADPLLAVVLVGLGATTLSMSPSALADVRASLARYSSDDAEAIARAALAAEGAADARRAAHEAAAALTSTRETAS; this is encoded by the coding sequence ATGGAGCTGAACGGAACTGGAGTCGGTCAGGGCGTCGCCGTCGGACCGGTCGTGCGCATGGCCGAGCCGCTGCCCGAGCCCGTCGACCGACCGAGCCACCTCGACCCCGAACGTGAGGGCGAACGAGCACGCGGTGCGCTCTCTGTCGTCGCCGCCGAGCTCGCCGGCAAGGGGGCCCGCGCCGGTGGCGCGGCTCGCGACGTGCTCGAGGCGCAGGCCATGATGGCCGAGGACCCGACCCTCGGCGACGACATCACCGCGCGGCTCGAGGGCGGCAAGACCGCCGAGCGCGCCGTGTTCGAGGCCTTCGCCGCGTTCCGCGATCTGCTCCTCGACATGGGCGGCTACATGGCCGAACGTGCGACCGACCTCGACGACGTCTCGCAGCGCGTCGTCGCAAACCTCCTGAAGCTCCCGGCGCCCGGTGTGCCGAATCCCGGTCATCCGTTCGTGCTCGTCGCCCGCGATCTCGCGCCCGCCGATACGGCGATGCTCGACCTCGACCAGGTGCTCGCCCTCGTGACCATCGACGGCGGACCGACGTCGCACACCGCGATCCTCGCCCGCGAGAAGTCGATCGTCGCCGTCGTCGGCGTGAAGGACGCGGCATCGCTCGCCGATGGCGACACCGTCATCGTCGATGCCGAGAACAGCCGCGTCGACGTGGCGCCCGACGACGACGCCATCGCGTCGGCCCGCGAGCGCATCGCCGAACGCCGTGCCCGCGCCGAAGCCCCCGTCACCCCGGGCGCGCTCCGCGACGGAACCTCCATCCCCCTCCTCGCCAACCTCGGCTCGGCCGATGGCGCGGCCGAGGCCGTGCGCCTCGGAGCCGAGGGCGTCGGCCTGTTCCGCACCGAATTCCTCTTCCTCGACGCCGACACGGCGCCGTCCGTGAGCGAGCAGACCGAGCAGTACACGAAGCTCCTCCGCGCTTTCCCCGGGCAGAAGGTCGTCGTCCGCGTGCTCGACGCCGGCGCCGACAAGCCGCTGTCGTTCCTGAACGACGCGCCCGAGGAGAACCCGGCACTCGGATTGCGCGGCATCCGCGCCCTCCGCGCGTCGGAGGAGATCCTCCGCGAGCAGCTCACGGCGCTCGCGCAAGCGGATGCCGCGAGCGAGGCCGACCTCTGGGTCATGGCGCCCATGGTGGCGACGGTCGACGAGACCCGCTACTTCACGGCTCTCGCCCGCGAACTCGGCCTGAACACCGTCGGAGTCATGGTCGAGGTGCCGTCTGCGGCGCTCCTCGCCGACCGCATCCTCGCGGAGACCGACTTCGCCTCGATCGGCACCAACGACCTCACGCAGTACACGATGGCTGCCGACCGCATGCTCGGCTCCGTCGCGAGCCTCCAGGACCCCTGGCACCCCGCGGTGCTCTCGCTCGTGGCATCCGTCGGAGCCGCCGGCCGCACCCAGGACAAGCCCGTCGGAATCTGCGGCGAGGCCGCCGCCGACCCGCTCCTCGCCGTCGTGCTCGTCGGCCTCGGAGCCACCACTCTGTCGATGTCACCATCGGCACTCGCAGATGTCCGCGCCTCCCTCGCGCGGTACAGCTCGGACGACGCGGAAGCGATCGCCCGAGCAGCCCTGGCCGCTGAGGGAGCGGCCGATGCCCGACGAGCTGCGCACGAGGCTGCAGCCGCACTCACGTCGACGCGCGAGACCGCGTCGTGA
- the rplE gene encoding 50S ribosomal protein L5, whose protein sequence is MTDTAVGTGKIQPRLKQKYKAEIAPALTESQGYTNPHQVPGLVKIVVNMGVGEAARDGKIIDGAIADLTKITGQKPQVTAARKSIAQFKLREGQPIGAHVTLRGDRMWEFLDRLLSLALPRIRDFRGLSDKQFDGNGNYTFGLTEQSVFHEIDQDKIDRVRGMDITVVTTAKSDDEGRALLKQLGFPFKSAENAN, encoded by the coding sequence ATGACTGACACTGCAGTGGGAACTGGCAAAATCCAGCCCCGTCTCAAGCAGAAGTACAAGGCTGAGATCGCTCCTGCGCTCACCGAGTCCCAGGGCTACACGAACCCGCACCAGGTGCCGGGTCTCGTGAAGATCGTGGTCAACATGGGTGTCGGCGAGGCCGCACGCGATGGCAAGATCATCGACGGTGCGATCGCTGACCTCACGAAGATCACCGGTCAGAAGCCCCAGGTCACGGCCGCTCGCAAGTCGATCGCTCAGTTCAAGCTTCGCGAAGGCCAGCCGATCGGCGCTCACGTCACGCTTCGTGGCGACCGCATGTGGGAGTTCCTCGACCGCCTCCTGTCGCTCGCGCTTCCGCGCATCCGCGACTTCCGTGGTCTCTCCGACAAGCAGTTCGACGGAAACGGCAACTACACGTTCGGTCTGACCGAGCAGTCCGTCTTCCACGAGATCGACCAGGACAAGATCGACCGCGTCCGCGGTATGGACATCACGGTCGTCACGACGGCGAAGAGCGACGACGAGGGCCGCGCGCTCCTCAAGCAGCTCGGCTTCCCGTTCAAGTCGGCCGAGAACGCCAACTAG
- the rpsE gene encoding 30S ribosomal protein S5 — translation MAAEAPVETAASSEPARNEGRNDRRGGRGDRNQGRGRDSRDAEKSQFLERVVTINRVSKVVKGGRRFSFTALVVVGDGNGLVGVGYGKAREVPTAISKGVEEAKKNFFRVPRVGATIPHPVQGEAAAGVVLLRPASAGTGVIAGGPVRAVLECAGIHDVLSKSLGSSNTINIVHATVEALQQLEEPRAVAARRGLDYDQVAPARLLRVEAQAAAAAAEAKAGA, via the coding sequence GTGGCTGCAGAGGCACCCGTCGAGACGGCTGCGTCGTCCGAGCCGGCCCGCAACGAGGGTCGCAACGACCGTCGTGGTGGCCGCGGTGACCGCAACCAGGGCCGTGGCCGCGACAGCCGTGACGCCGAGAAGAGCCAGTTCCTCGAGCGCGTCGTCACGATCAACCGCGTGTCGAAGGTCGTCAAGGGTGGTCGTCGCTTCAGCTTCACCGCTCTCGTCGTCGTCGGTGACGGCAACGGACTCGTCGGCGTCGGATACGGCAAGGCCCGCGAGGTCCCGACCGCTATCTCCAAGGGCGTCGAAGAGGCGAAGAAGAACTTCTTCCGCGTTCCCCGCGTCGGTGCGACCATCCCTCACCCCGTCCAGGGTGAAGCGGCCGCCGGTGTCGTCCTCCTCCGTCCCGCGTCGGCCGGTACCGGTGTTATCGCCGGTGGTCCCGTCCGCGCCGTCCTGGAGTGCGCCGGCATCCACGACGTGCTGAGCAAGTCGCTCGGTTCGTCGAACACCATCAACATCGTGCACGCGACCGTCGAGGCGCTGCAGCAGCTCGAGGAGCCCCGTGCCGTGGCTGCCCGTCGTGGTCTTGACTACGACCAGGTCGCTCCGGCCCGTCTCCTTCGTGTTGAGGCCCAGGCAGCAGCAGCTGCCGCTGAAGCGAAGGCAGGTGCCTGA
- the rplR gene encoding 50S ribosomal protein L18: MALGTRGKSKSAARSRRHTRLRKKIVGTELRPRLVVNRSARHVFVQVVDDSKGITVASASTMEADLRAFDGDKTAKARKVGELVAERAKKAGIEDVVFDRGGNKYAGRVAAIADGAREAGLNL; the protein is encoded by the coding sequence ATGGCTCTGGGTACCAGAGGAAAGAGCAAGTCGGCCGCCCGCAGCCGTCGCCACACGCGTCTTCGCAAGAAGATCGTCGGCACCGAGCTGCGTCCGCGCCTCGTCGTCAACCGCTCGGCCCGCCACGTCTTCGTGCAGGTCGTCGACGACTCCAAGGGCATCACGGTCGCTTCGGCGTCGACCATGGAGGCAGACCTCCGTGCGTTCGACGGTGACAAGACCGCCAAGGCCCGCAAGGTCGGCGAGCTCGTCGCCGAGCGCGCCAAGAAGGCCGGCATCGAGGACGTCGTCTTCGACCGCGGCGGCAACAAGTACGCCGGTCGTGTCGCAGCGATCGCCGATGGAGCGCGAGAGGCAGGACTCAACCTGTGA
- the secY gene encoding preprotein translocase subunit SecY, which yields MFSAIGRIFRTPDLRRKIGFTLGIIALFRLGSFIPSPFVDFSNVQQCLAANQGASGLYELVNVFSGGALLQLSIFALGIMPYITASIITQLLRVVIPHFETLYKEGQAGQGKLTQYTRYLTIALAVLQSTTLITVARSGALFGGSAAPECAQLITDDGTTWYGMMLMVITMTAGTGLIMWMGELITERGIGNGMSLLIFTSIAATFPASLWAINVARGFDVFLLVIAVGLVIVMAVVFVEQSQRRVPVQYAKRMVGRRTYGGNNTYIPIKVNMAGVVPVIFASSLLYLPALIAQFNQPQPGEEPAAWVVWIQNYLVTGDQPFYMALYFLLIVGFTYFYVAITFNPEEVAENMKKYGGFIPGIRAGRPTAEYLDYVLTRVTLPGAMYLGVVALIPLVALALVGANANFPFGGASILIIVGVGLETVKQIDAQLQQRHYEGLLR from the coding sequence GTGTTTAGCGCCATCGGGCGAATCTTCCGCACGCCGGATCTTCGCCGAAAGATCGGTTTCACCCTGGGCATCATCGCTCTGTTCCGGCTCGGGTCGTTCATCCCGTCGCCGTTCGTCGACTTCAGCAATGTGCAGCAGTGTCTCGCCGCCAACCAGGGAGCGTCGGGCCTCTATGAGCTCGTCAACGTCTTCTCGGGCGGAGCGCTCCTGCAGCTGTCGATCTTCGCGCTGGGAATCATGCCGTACATCACGGCGTCGATCATCACGCAGCTGCTGCGTGTGGTCATCCCTCACTTCGAGACGCTCTACAAAGAGGGTCAGGCGGGTCAGGGCAAGCTCACGCAGTACACCCGCTACCTGACGATCGCCCTCGCGGTCCTCCAGTCGACGACGCTCATCACGGTCGCCCGCTCCGGAGCCCTCTTCGGCGGATCGGCTGCCCCGGAGTGCGCGCAGCTCATCACCGATGACGGCACCACGTGGTACGGCATGATGCTCATGGTCATCACCATGACGGCCGGTACCGGCCTCATCATGTGGATGGGTGAGCTCATCACCGAGCGCGGTATCGGCAACGGTATGTCGCTCCTCATCTTCACGTCGATCGCCGCGACCTTCCCCGCATCGCTGTGGGCCATCAACGTCGCTCGCGGCTTCGACGTCTTCCTCCTCGTCATCGCCGTCGGCCTCGTGATCGTCATGGCCGTCGTCTTCGTCGAGCAGTCGCAGCGCCGTGTCCCGGTGCAGTACGCGAAGCGCATGGTCGGTCGTCGCACGTACGGCGGCAACAACACCTACATCCCGATCAAGGTCAACATGGCCGGCGTCGTGCCCGTCATCTTCGCCTCGTCGCTCCTGTACCTGCCCGCCCTCATCGCGCAGTTCAACCAGCCTCAGCCGGGTGAAGAGCCCGCCGCCTGGGTCGTCTGGATCCAGAACTACCTCGTCACGGGCGATCAGCCGTTCTACATGGCTCTGTACTTCCTGCTCATCGTCGGATTCACGTACTTCTACGTCGCGATCACCTTCAACCCCGAAGAGGTCGCCGAGAACATGAAGAAGTACGGCGGCTTCATCCCCGGCATCCGTGCCGGTCGCCCGACAGCCGAGTACCTCGACTACGTGCTCACCCGCGTGACTCTGCCGGGTGCGATGTACCTCGGTGTCGTCGCCCTCATCCCGCTCGTCGCCCTGGCTCTCGTCGGTGCGAACGCGAACTTCCCGTTCGGTGGAGCATCCATCCTCATCATCGTCGGCGTGGGCCTTGAGACGGTGAAGCAGATCGATGCCCAGCTCCAGCAGCGTCACTACGAGGGGCTTCTGCGATGA
- a CDS encoding BglG family transcription antiterminator translates to MVDRQQRMLDLLARADDWLTATELAERLGVTARSVRNYVTGANQVGTDPVVESGSRGYRLDRSAYARLVEEPRSESSPQARSTRLLRRLIDDAHGIDVAALALDEHVSDSTIESDVARVRTRLDGSGLSLIRSGGLVRLGGTESARRRLLGALFREESARGMFELEEIQREFPREPLAAFKTGLIDALAERGYEVNEYGLRTVLLHVAIAVDRASRDHALAADPAHESLHRVDAAGELTDLLERLVGEHFDVVLGDGDIAYLGFLLSTRVATPGREQLTASVDEYLRPEQLESVRDIVQRAAREYLVDLDDDDFLVRLALHVQNLVARAGDESFARNPLARSIKSSYPMIYELAVYIAGELSRVESISVNEDEIAYIAMHVGAQLEERRSGEEPIPASIVSPAYHSLHLTLLRRLDDAVGTQLRVEQIVTRSDVDWAGLPGDLVISSIEPAVPADRILVVNPFFGSSDEERVRTAIARARRQRRRARIADELVEYFDERLFFRGENAPDAETMIRRLGDRMVDLGIISTDYVEGALERERLSSTAFTESLAVPHAMTMTATRTAIAIVISETPLPWGESRVNVVAFIAFSEAGRASFQSVFEQFVEVFSERENVQRLLHRGTDYASFIGELAHLMAE, encoded by the coding sequence GTGGTCGATCGTCAGCAGCGCATGCTCGACCTGCTCGCCCGCGCCGACGACTGGCTCACGGCGACCGAGCTGGCCGAACGCCTGGGCGTCACCGCGCGGAGCGTCCGCAACTACGTCACGGGTGCCAACCAGGTCGGCACCGACCCCGTCGTCGAGTCGGGGTCGCGCGGTTACCGCCTCGACCGCAGCGCCTACGCGCGTCTCGTCGAGGAGCCGCGCTCCGAGTCGAGTCCTCAGGCGCGCTCGACCCGCCTGCTCCGCCGCCTGATCGACGACGCGCACGGTATCGACGTCGCAGCCCTCGCGCTCGACGAGCACGTGAGCGACTCGACGATCGAATCCGACGTCGCTCGCGTACGCACGCGGCTCGACGGTTCGGGCCTGTCGCTCATCCGCTCGGGAGGTCTCGTGCGGCTCGGCGGCACCGAATCCGCCCGGCGACGCCTGCTCGGTGCGCTCTTCCGCGAGGAGTCGGCCCGCGGCATGTTCGAACTCGAGGAGATCCAGCGCGAGTTCCCCCGTGAACCCCTCGCGGCCTTCAAGACGGGCCTCATCGACGCCCTCGCCGAACGCGGGTACGAGGTCAACGAATACGGGCTGCGCACCGTCCTGCTGCACGTCGCGATCGCGGTCGACCGCGCATCGCGCGACCACGCGCTCGCGGCCGACCCGGCCCACGAGTCCCTGCACCGCGTGGATGCGGCGGGCGAACTGACCGACCTGCTCGAGCGACTCGTGGGTGAGCACTTCGACGTCGTGCTCGGCGACGGCGACATCGCGTACCTCGGATTCCTCCTGTCGACGCGTGTCGCGACCCCCGGACGAGAGCAGCTCACGGCGTCGGTCGACGAGTACCTGCGCCCCGAGCAGCTCGAGTCGGTGCGCGACATCGTGCAGCGCGCCGCGCGCGAGTACCTCGTCGACCTCGACGACGACGACTTCCTCGTGCGGCTCGCGCTGCACGTGCAGAACCTCGTCGCCCGCGCGGGAGACGAGTCGTTCGCCCGCAATCCGCTCGCGCGGTCGATCAAGTCGTCGTACCCGATGATCTACGAGCTCGCTGTGTACATCGCGGGCGAACTGAGCCGCGTCGAATCGATCAGCGTCAATGAGGACGAGATCGCCTACATCGCGATGCACGTCGGCGCACAGCTCGAGGAGCGTCGATCAGGTGAAGAGCCCATCCCCGCTTCGATCGTTTCGCCGGCGTACCACTCCCTGCATCTGACCCTGCTCCGTCGCCTCGACGATGCCGTCGGCACGCAGCTGCGGGTCGAACAGATCGTCACCCGGAGCGATGTCGACTGGGCGGGTCTCCCCGGCGACCTCGTCATCTCGTCGATCGAGCCCGCGGTGCCCGCGGATCGGATCCTCGTCGTCAACCCGTTCTTCGGGAGCTCCGACGAAGAACGGGTGCGGACCGCGATCGCCCGTGCTCGTCGTCAGCGCCGCCGCGCCCGCATCGCGGACGAGCTCGTCGAGTACTTCGACGAGAGGCTCTTCTTCCGCGGCGAGAACGCCCCCGACGCGGAGACGATGATCCGTCGCCTCGGCGACCGCATGGTCGATCTCGGCATCATCTCGACCGACTACGTCGAGGGTGCGCTCGAGCGCGAGCGACTCTCCTCCACGGCGTTCACCGAGAGCCTCGCGGTGCCCCACGCGATGACGATGACGGCGACGCGCACCGCGATCGCCATCGTGATCTCCGAGACCCCGCTCCCCTGGGGCGAGAGCCGCGTCAACGTCGTCGCCTTCATCGCGTTCAGCGAGGCGGGGCGTGCGAGCTTCCAGTCGGTCTTCGAGCAGTTCGTCGAGGTGTTCTCCGAGCGCGAGAACGTGCAGCGCCTCCTGCATCGGGGAACCGACTACGCGAGTTTCATCGGCGAACTCGCGCACCTCATGGCGGAGTGA
- a CDS encoding PTS sugar transporter subunit IIB produces the protein MKIIIVCGAGASSTFVANRVRRAARERDLEAEVVATSEDRLDGALPGADVILLGHHLAARRDEFAARAATSAAVVAVMPESVFTSPAGDLALDLALDSIAR, from the coding sequence ATGAAGATCATCATCGTCTGCGGAGCGGGCGCGTCGAGCACGTTCGTCGCGAACCGCGTGCGCAGAGCGGCCCGGGAGCGCGACCTCGAAGCCGAGGTCGTCGCGACGAGCGAAGATCGTCTCGACGGTGCCCTGCCGGGTGCCGACGTGATCCTTCTCGGACACCACCTCGCGGCTCGCCGCGACGAGTTCGCTGCTCGAGCAGCGACATCGGCGGCCGTCGTCGCCGTGATGCCCGAATCGGTCTTCACCTCACCCGCGGGCGATCTCGCCCTCGACCTGGCGCTCGACTCGATCGCCCGCTGA
- the rpmD gene encoding 50S ribosomal protein L30 has protein sequence MAGRLKVTQIKSKVSEKQYQRDTLRSLGLKRIGGVVIREDNPQNRGYINTVAHLVKVEEID, from the coding sequence ATGGCCGGCCGTCTCAAGGTGACCCAGATCAAGTCCAAGGTGAGCGAGAAGCAGTACCAGCGTGACACCCTGCGGAGCCTCGGGCTCAAGCGCATCGGTGGCGTCGTGATTCGGGAGGACAACCCCCAGAACCGCGGGTACATCAATACCGTCGCGCACCTCGTGAAGGTTGAGGAGATTGACTAA
- the rplO gene encoding 50S ribosomal protein L15: MADSTKDVDATEPKKAPAKKAAAPKATAEKKAAAPKAAAAKKAPAAEKPAKAESTTTAKAKAPAAKKAPAAKADEAPATREHVLKVHHLRPAPGAKKSKTRVGRGEGSKGKTAGRGTKGSKARNNIRPGFEGGQLPYHMRAPKLRGFKNPFRVEYQVVNLEKLAELYPSGGDVTTADLVAKGAVRKNEKVKVLGSGDIAVKLNVVVDKVSGSAEQKIVAAGGSVK, from the coding sequence ATGGCTGACTCCACGAAGGATGTCGACGCCACGGAGCCCAAGAAGGCTCCGGCGAAGAAGGCTGCCGCCCCCAAGGCGACCGCCGAGAAGAAGGCTGCTGCCCCCAAGGCTGCCGCTGCGAAGAAGGCCCCCGCCGCTGAGAAGCCGGCGAAGGCCGAGTCGACCACCACTGCGAAGGCCAAGGCCCCCGCAGCGAAGAAGGCTCCCGCTGCCAAGGCTGACGAGGCTCCTGCGACCCGCGAGCACGTGCTCAAGGTCCACCACCTCCGTCCCGCCCCCGGTGCCAAGAAGTCCAAGACCCGGGTGGGTCGCGGTGAAGGCTCCAAGGGTAAGACGGCGGGCCGCGGAACCAAGGGTTCCAAGGCACGCAACAACATCCGTCCCGGGTTCGAGGGTGGCCAGCTTCCGTACCACATGCGTGCGCCGAAGCTCCGCGGCTTCAAGAACCCGTTCCGGGTCGAGTACCAGGTCGTCAACCTCGAGAAGCTCGCTGAGCTGTACCCCTCGGGCGGAGACGTCACGACCGCCGACCTCGTCGCCAAGGGCGCCGTTCGCAAGAACGAGAAGGTCAAGGTCCTCGGTTCGGGCGACATCGCTGTGAAGCTGAACGTCGTGGTCGACAAGGTCTCCGGTTCTGCGGAACAGAAGATCGTCGCCGCTGGCGGATCGGTAAAGTAA
- the map gene encoding type I methionyl aminopeptidase — translation MIFRRSLYKSPAQLRLMQAAGTATSSALAAAREGLRAGATPLDLDALAEASIVSGGGRPNFPLVPGYRHTLCVSVNDDVVHGIPTDSPFAPGDLVSVDGGADVGGWNGDSAFSVVLPDPSRPALVAARSELNRVTEQSLWHGIAALATAQHVNEVGAAIESYVRSQGDSALGVPYGILTDFVGHGIGRSMHESPPVFNYAVRERGADVRPGLVLAIEPMIVAGSIETFVRGDDWTIATSDGADAAHWEHSVAVHGGGVWVLTAPDGGAAGLAPFGITPVPID, via the coding sequence GTGATCTTCCGCCGGTCGCTCTACAAGTCGCCCGCCCAGCTGCGGTTGATGCAGGCGGCCGGCACAGCGACATCGAGCGCCCTCGCCGCGGCCCGTGAAGGGCTGCGCGCGGGGGCGACTCCGCTCGACCTGGACGCCCTCGCCGAGGCGAGCATCGTCTCCGGGGGAGGGCGGCCGAATTTCCCGCTCGTCCCGGGCTACCGTCACACGCTCTGCGTGTCGGTCAACGACGACGTCGTGCACGGTATCCCGACCGATTCCCCGTTCGCACCCGGCGACCTCGTCTCGGTCGACGGCGGTGCGGATGTCGGCGGCTGGAACGGCGACTCGGCGTTCAGCGTCGTCCTGCCCGACCCGTCCCGGCCCGCGCTCGTCGCCGCACGCTCGGAACTCAACCGCGTCACCGAGCAGTCGCTGTGGCACGGCATCGCCGCTCTCGCGACCGCCCAGCACGTCAACGAGGTCGGTGCCGCGATCGAGAGCTACGTGCGCTCACAGGGCGATTCCGCCCTCGGCGTGCCCTACGGCATCCTCACCGACTTCGTGGGTCACGGCATCGGCCGATCGATGCACGAGAGTCCGCCCGTGTTCAACTACGCCGTGCGCGAGCGCGGCGCGGATGTGCGGCCCGGCCTCGTCCTCGCGATCGAGCCCATGATCGTCGCCGGCTCGATCGAGACCTTCGTGCGGGGCGACGACTGGACGATCGCGACGAGCGACGGCGCCGATGCGGCGCACTGGGAGCACTCGGTCGCGGTGCACGGCGGGGGAGTGTGGGTGCTCACGGCCCCCGACGGCGGCGCCGCCGGTCTCGCGCCCTTCGGCATCACGCCCGTTCCGATCGACTGA
- a CDS encoding HPr family phosphocarrier protein yields MAERTVQIGSSHGLHARPAKLFTQAAAASGHQVTIAKSGGKPVNGASILAVISQGINHGDDVTITVEGDNAEGVLSELVELLGTDHDE; encoded by the coding sequence ATGGCAGAACGTACGGTACAGATCGGATCGAGCCACGGGCTCCACGCTCGCCCCGCGAAGCTCTTCACGCAGGCCGCTGCCGCGTCGGGCCACCAGGTGACGATCGCCAAGAGCGGTGGCAAGCCGGTCAACGGTGCGAGCATCCTCGCCGTCATCTCGCAGGGCATCAACCACGGCGACGACGTGACCATCACCGTCGAGGGCGACAACGCCGAGGGCGTGCTCTCCGAGCTCGTCGAACTCCTCGGCACCGACCACGACGAGTAG
- the rplF gene encoding 50S ribosomal protein L6 codes for MSRIGRLPIDIPAGVTVSVDGQQVSVKGPKGELSLTISAPITAKLDENQLLVSRPDDERNSRSLHGLTRTLIANQIVGVTQGYTKALEIVGTGYRVAQKGNGVEFALGFSHPVIVEAPAGITLTVEGNNKLTVSGIDKQAVGETAANIRKIKKPEPYKGKGIRYAGEVVRRKAGKAGK; via the coding sequence ATGTCACGAATCGGACGTCTCCCCATCGACATCCCTGCAGGCGTCACCGTCTCGGTCGACGGCCAGCAGGTCTCCGTCAAGGGCCCGAAGGGTGAGCTCTCGCTCACCATCTCGGCCCCCATCACGGCCAAGCTCGACGAGAACCAGCTTCTCGTCAGCCGTCCCGACGACGAGCGCAACTCGCGTTCGCTCCACGGACTCACGCGTACCCTCATCGCGAACCAGATCGTCGGCGTCACGCAGGGCTACACCAAGGCCCTCGAGATCGTCGGTACCGGTTACCGCGTCGCTCAGAAGGGCAACGGCGTCGAGTTCGCACTCGGCTTCTCGCACCCCGTGATCGTCGAGGCTCCGGCCGGCATCACGCTGACGGTCGAGGGCAACAACAAGCTCACGGTCTCGGGCATCGACAAGCAGGCAGTCGGCGAGACCGCCGCGAACATCCGCAAGATCAAGAAGCCGGAGCCCTACAAGGGCAAGGGCATCCGGTACGCCGGTGAGGTCGTGCGCCGCAAGGCCGGAAAGGCTGGTAAGTAA
- the rpsH gene encoding 30S ribosomal protein S8, with translation MTMTDPVADMLTRLRNANSAHHDSVSMPNSKLKAHIAEILKKEGYIADFVVVDDTVGKTLTLTLKFGPNRERSIAGIKRVSKPGLRVYAKSSELPKVLGGLGVAILSTSSGLLTDRQAQKKGVGGEVLAYVW, from the coding sequence ATGACGATGACAGATCCGGTCGCAGACATGCTGACCAGACTGCGCAACGCGAACTCGGCTCACCACGACTCCGTGTCGATGCCGAACTCCAAGCTCAAGGCCCACATCGCCGAGATCCTGAAGAAGGAAGGCTACATCGCCGACTTCGTGGTCGTCGACGACACCGTGGGCAAGACGCTCACGCTCACGCTCAAGTTCGGTCCGAACCGTGAGCGCTCGATCGCCGGCATCAAGCGCGTTTCGAAGCCCGGACTCCGCGTCTACGCGAAGTCCAGCGAGCTTCCCAAGGTGCTCGGCGGCCTCGGCGTCGCCATCTTGTCCACCTCCAGCGGTCTTCTGACCGACCGCCAGGCCCAGAAGAAGGGCGTGGGTGGGGAAGTCCTCGCCTACGTGTGGTAA